The nucleotide sequence GGGTGGTGTTCTTCGTCCGCGCCAACGACACCGCGCCCAGCCCCAATGCCGACACCACGGCCACCAGGTTTGTGGCGGTAACCTTCCAGGGCGGTACGCTGACCACCGCCAGCACCAACGGCAGCGCGTTTTCGTCCGGTTTCCCCCGTGACCAGTGGCGGCTCATTTCCGTGCCGTCTGCGCCCAGCAACAATGCGGCCAGTACCATCATCGGCGGGCGGCTGGGTGCCATCCGCGATACGACCTGGAAGCTGTTCGAGTACACCCGCATTCCCACCGACCAGTGGCGGCTGGCCACCAGCCTGGCGCGGGGCAACAGCTACTGGCTGTATCAGCAGGTGCAGGCCAGTGCGCAGTTCGACGCGGGCGCTGGGCGGACGGACAACCTGCAGAACTTCGCTATCCCCCTTCCGGCGGGCCCCGACTGGAACCTCATCGCCAACCCCTATCCCTTCCCCGTCTCGATCCAGCTGGGCCAGAACGACTTCTTCGGCCCCCTCACTTACGACGGCAGCGGCTGGTCCGGCATCCTTACGCAGCTGGCCCCCTGGGGCGGCTACATCGTTTACAACCGGACCTCCTCAAGCCAGACGATATCCGTGACCGCCACGCCGGGCGGCGGCGCAGCTAAGGAGCTGCTGGCGAAAGGGCAGGAGGCCCCGGCCGGGTGGCTGCTCAGGCTCGCGGCCGTAGGCCAGACCTACACCGACCGGGCCAACGCCATCGGGCAGTTGGAGGGGGCCAGCGATGCGCTGGACCACTTCGACAACCCCGAGCCACCCTATGTGGACGGGTACATCTCACTGGCCATGGAACGGGACGACTGGGGGGCCAACCTGCCGCGCTTCAGCACCGATATCCGCTCCCCCGAGGCCCAGGACGGCGTCTGGGACATGGCGCTCTACGTGCGGGGTGAGCAGGGGCCCATTACCCTGTCTACCCAGCTGCAAGGCGACTGGCCGCCGGGCCACCGGATGGTCCTGCTCGACCTGCTTACGCGGCGGGAGCACGACCTCCTGAGCGGCGGCGGGGCGCTCACCATCACCCGCTACCGGGAGGACTTCCCCTACCACCTGAAAGTGGTGGCCGGCTCGGCCGCTTACGTGACCCATGCGCTGGATCAAATCCTGGCCGCACTGCCGTCCGATTTTGCGCTGGCGCCGAACTATCCCAACCCGTTTAATCCCAACACCACGCTGCGCTACAGCTTGATTCGGCCTGCCCGCGTCAACCTTGCCATCTACGACCTGCGGGGGCGGGAAGTGATCACCCTGTTGGATGGCTGGCAGGACCTGGGGCACTACGAAGTGGTCTGGGACGGCCGCGACCGCAGCGGCAGCCGTGCCGCCTCGGGCCTCTATTTTGCCGCCTACCGGGTCGCGGGCCAACTGTTCACCCGCAAGATGGTGCTCATGAAGTAGGGGCTTCTGTCCCGTCAACCTTCGCAATGCCCCTTTCGAACCAGCCCATCCGGCGGCATAAGTGGTGTACGTTCATGACGGACGAATTAGCTTTCGGACGATGGGTCGCTGGGGCATGAAGGGGCGCTAGTGGCTGCGGCCACAAGTTCGCCCGCCTCGCTGGCACGGTCCAGCATTGTAACTCTCGTCTGGGGGCTGTTGCTGAGTAGCACAATTCTCCGGGGGCAGACGGCTACCATCCTCTTCACCGGCAGCGCCAACGGCGTCATCCAGAACTGCTACTGCCCCGATGCTCGCCTGGGCGGGCTGGAAAAGCGGGCCCAGTTCATCGCCACTTACCGCGCGCAGCATCCCGATGTTCTGGTGCTGGACAACGGCGACAACTTCATCGAATACCTGACGCCGGGCTTCGCCGATGTTGTCACGGCTGCCATGCAGCTGATGCAGGTCGACGTCATCAATCTGGGTGACCAGGACATCGCCTATGGTGACCAGGCGTATTTCGAGCTGGGGGCGGTGGTGCCGGAGTTGGGGCGGGCGGTGACGATCAACAGGGGCGCCGCCCATTTCTCCATTTTGCCGGTGCTGAGCGCTTCGGCGACCAAATTTTATCCCGAATTTGTCTTTGCTGATCTTGACCTGGACGGTCTGAATGCACAGATATTGGCCTGGCTTGCTGCCGAGCTGCCTGACAAGGCGTACAGGATACTGCTCTCCCACTCGGGTCTTGAGGCCGACAAGGCCCTGGCCCGGTCCTATCCCGGTATCGACCTCATTGTCGGGGGGCACTCACAGACGGTCCTGGACACGCCGGTAGTGGTGAACGGCGTGCACATTGTGCAGGCGGGTGGCTACGCCGGCTACGTGGGCGAGATCCGACTGGACTCCGGTCCCGGCGGCTTTGTCATCAGCGGCTATCAGCTGCACCCCTTAACGCAGGCGCTGCCCGACCACCCTGCCGTGATGAAACTTATTGACCAGTTCACGGTGAGTCATTAACCTCCCGTCGGTCCTATGCGCGAAGAAGACCCATGAGTAGCAAAATTCTAGCAGCGCTGGTTTTCGGCCTGACATGGGCTCATGCCCAGCTGGAGGTGGGGCAGGCCGCCCCCAAATTTTATCTTCCCCGCCTGGATGGCGGCTCTTTTTACCTGAGCAAAGTGGTTGGCACCAAAGCCAGGCCCGCAGACCGGAAGCCGGTGGTGGTAAGTTTTTTCCAGACTACCTGCATACCGTGCCAGGCAGAAATCACTGAGTTTGAAAAACTGCAGGTAAAATATCCATCCATTGATTTTTTCCTGGTGGACATCAGCGAGAACGACGCGCTGGTGACTGAGTATGTGGAGGAATTTGATCTCAAGCTCACCATGCTGATGGATCGCTACGGCGTCACGGGGGGGAAATACGGTGTGGTGGATGAAAACGACATTACCCTGCTGCCCAACTCGTATATCCTGGCGGCGGATGGTACGGTTTACCACCACCACAAGGGCTTCAAGCCGGGTGATGAGGTGGCGTACGATGAGAAGCTGGGGGAGTTGGCAGCCCGCCAGGCGAAGGAGCTGGCAGCCCTGGAGTCAGAGCGTGTCGCAGAAGAATCGGCCGCGCGCGCGAAGGCCAAGGCGGCTGCTCCACCCAAATTGGTCGTCGGTAAACCGGCGCCTACCTTCTTTCTGCCACGTCTGGCGGGCGGCTCTTTCTACCTGAGTAAAGTGGTGGGGAAAAAGGCTAAGGCGAAGGAGCGTAAGCCGGTCGTGGTGAGCTTCTTTCAAACCACCTGTATACCGTGCAAGGCTGAGATCACCGAATTCCAGAAATTGCAGGCAGATTTCCCCGGCATCAAAATCTACCTGGTGGACCTGAATGAGCCTGATGACCTGGTTACGGAATACGTTGAGCGCTTCGATATTGAGCTCGAAATGCTGATGGACCGCTACGGTGCGGTGGGCAAAAAGTATGGCGTTGTGGAGCCCAGCGGGCTGGCGCTGTTGCCCAATTCGTTCATTATTGCCCCGGATGGCTCCCTATACTATCGCCACACCGGGTTCAAGCCCGGGGATGAGACCACCTACAGGGAAAAATTCGTCGAACTCAGCTCTCCCTAGGCCGCGATGCCGACCTGTTGAAACCTGCCGGCCAGCCAAGCCACCAGCACCAGGTTAATTTAGCCCACGGGTCCCGATCTATGCCTTTCACGCCACCCACACCTCACGGCGGCCGCCTGGTCGATCTGCTGGCCACGCCGGAGCGTGCGGAGCAGCTGCGGTCTGCCAGCATCAAGCTGCCCCAACTTGCCCTGAACGACCGGCAGCTGTGCGATCTCGAGATGATGATGAACGGCGGTTTTTCGCCTTTGAGTGGCTTCATGGTCAGGAGCGATTATGAGTCGGTGTTGGAGAACATGCGCCTGGCAGATGGGACCCTGTGGCCCATAGCCGTCACGCTCGACGTATCCGAGGAAGTGGCGCAGGGACTGGAAGAGGGCGGGCAGCTCATCCTGCGGGACAAGGAGGGCTTTGCCCTGGCAACACTCACCATCTCCGACATCTGGCGGCCGGACCGCAGCCTGGAAGCGGAGCAGCTGTTCGGCAGCACCGATCCGCGGCACCCCGGCGCAAACTATCTGTTGGAGCAGTCAGCGCCGGTCTACCTCGGCGGGACCATTGAGGGCATTTTGGCGCCCAAGCACTACGACTACCTTCCGTTGCGTCATACCCCCGCCCAGGTGCGCCAGCGGTTTGCCGAACTGGGCTGGGAGCGGGTGGTAGCCTTTCAGACGCGCAACCCCATGCACCGGGCCCATGTGGAGCTCACCTTGCGGGCCGCCCATGAGGCTGGCGCCAACATCCTGATCCATCCCGTGGTGGGGCTGACCAGCCCGGGGGATGTGAACCACTATACCCGCGTCCGCTGCTACGAATACGTCCTCTCCCGCTACGATCCCGGCACGGCCATGTTGAGCCTGCTGCCCCTGGCCATGCGCATGGGCGGACCGCGAGAGGCGCTCTGGCACGCCATCATCCGCAAGAACTATGGCTGTAGCCACTTCATCGTCGGCCGGGACCACGCTGGGCCGGGCAAGGATGGCCACGGCCGGCCGTTTTACGGTCCCTACGATGCCCAGGAGCTGGTCAAGGCGCATCAGGATGAGCTGGGCGTGACCATGGTGCCCTTCAAGAATATGGTCTACGTGGCAAGCCTTTCGGAGTACCAGCCGGAAGACGAAGTGCAGGCGGGCGCCGAGACCGAGCAGATATCGGGGACCGAGCTGCGCCGCCGGCTGGATGAGGGGCTGGAGCTACCCGCGTGGTTTTCTTATCCAGAGGTGGTGGCCGAACTCCGTCGCGCGCAGCCGAAATTGTCCCGGCGGGGGCTCACCATCTTCTTCACCGGCCTGTCCGGGGCCGGCAAGTCCACCCTCGCACGTGGCGTACTGGTCAAACTGCTGGAGGACGGCCGGCGGCCGGTGACGCTCCTCGACGGGGATATCGTTCGGACGCACCTGTCCAGCGAGCTGGGCTTCTCACAGGAACATCGCTCGCTCAATGTGCGTCGCATCGGGTTCGTTGCCAGCGAAATAACCAAGAACCGCGGCGTCGCTATCTGTGCCCCCATCGCGCCTTATGCGGCGGACCGGCAGTTTAACCGCGAACTCATTTCGGGCCTCGGTGGCTATATCGAGGTCTACGTGAGCACCCCCCTGGAAGTCTGCGAGCAGCGGGACGTCAAAGGTCTCTACGCGAAGGCCCGGCAGGGGCTGATCAAACATGTGACGGGGGTGGACGATCCCTACGAGGTGCCCACCGCGGCGGAAATCGTGGTGGACTCCAGCTTTGAAGCACCGGAAGCGATCATGGAGCGGATCGTCGACCAGATCAGGAAGTCGGGTTACCTCTAGCGGTGGGGCAGGCGTTTGTGAGCAGCGGTGCGCCGGTGCCGCCGGTCAGGCTTTATGGTACAGCTCGGAGTCACCCGTCAGCAGGTTCCGGGTATCCAGAATGGGAACACCATATTGCTGGAAATCGACGGAAGCATACTGATCGTGGGCGGTGGCAATGAGCATCAGGTCGTAATCTGCCGATATGTCCACCGAGGTTCTGCCTGCCAGGGCAGAAAATTTTCGGGACGCGCCTATCAGAGGGATAAACGGGTCGTTGTAGCTGACCAGGGCGCCCATCCGCTCCAGTTTGCTCATGAGGTCATAAGTGGGTGACTCACGGGCATCATCGACGTTGGGTTTGTAGGCCAGACCCAGGATCAGGATGCGGGCGTCCTTGAGGGGCTTTCCATAGGCGTTAAGCACCTCCATGACCCTCGTCACCACAAAGTCGGGCATAGCGGTGTTGATTTCGCCGGCCAGTTCAATGAAACGGGTAAATATTCCGTACTCCCGGGCCTTCCACGAGAGGTAGAACGGGTCGATGGGAATACAGTGGCCCCCCAGGCCGGGCCCGGGATAAAAGGGCATGAAGCCGAACGGCTTCGTGGCGGCCGCCGCAATGACCTCCCAGATGTCAATGTCCATCTTCATGAAAGCCACCTTGAGCTCATTCACCAGCGCGATGTTCACGGCACGGAAGATATTTTCCAGCAATTTGCTGGCCTCGGCCACGCGGATGGACGAGACGGGCACCGTCCGCACCACAACTTCGCTGTAGAGCCTCTCCGCCACGGCCAGGCCATCTTCGGATGTGGCGCCCACCACCCTGGGGATATCCCCCGTTGCGAAGGTCTTATTATTGGGGTCTTCACGCTCTGGCGAATAGGCCACGTAGAAATCGCGGTCCACCTTCAGCCCGCTACGCTCCAGTATGGGTACCACCACCTCTTCCGTGGTGCCGGGATAGGTGGTCGACTCTAGAATCACCAGCTGCCCGACGTGCAGGTGCCGGCTGATGCTTTGAGCGGTATCCACAATAAAACTGATGTCGGGCTCCCGGTGGGCTGTCAACGGGGTAGGCACCGTAATGATGATACCGTCGCA is from Candidatus Neomarinimicrobiota bacterium and encodes:
- a CDS encoding nucleotide sugar dehydrogenase; translated protein: MKSELINKIDQKEFVVGIIGLGYVGLPILYNFAEHGFRTIGFDIDEAKVKSLQDGESYIQHISTERVRSGLASGRVEVTSDYAGLSACDGIIITVPTPLTAHREPDISFIVDTAQSISRHLHVGQLVILESTTYPGTTEEVVVPILERSGLKVDRDFYVAYSPEREDPNNKTFATGDIPRVVGATSEDGLAVAERLYSEVVVRTVPVSSIRVAEASKLLENIFRAVNIALVNELKVAFMKMDIDIWEVIAAAATKPFGFMPFYPGPGLGGHCIPIDPFYLSWKAREYGIFTRFIELAGEINTAMPDFVVTRVMEVLNAYGKPLKDARILILGLAYKPNVDDARESPTYDLMSKLERMGALVSYNDPFIPLIGASRKFSALAGRTSVDISADYDLMLIATAHDQYASVDFQQYGVPILDTRNLLTGDSELYHKA
- a CDS encoding TlpA family protein disulfide reductase; the encoded protein is MSSKILAALVFGLTWAHAQLEVGQAAPKFYLPRLDGGSFYLSKVVGTKARPADRKPVVVSFFQTTCIPCQAEITEFEKLQVKYPSIDFFLVDISENDALVTEYVEEFDLKLTMLMDRYGVTGGKYGVVDENDITLLPNSYILAADGTVYHHHKGFKPGDEVAYDEKLGELAARQAKELAALESERVAEESAARAKAKAAAPPKLVVGKPAPTFFLPRLAGGSFYLSKVVGKKAKAKERKPVVVSFFQTTCIPCKAEITEFQKLQADFPGIKIYLVDLNEPDDLVTEYVERFDIELEMLMDRYGAVGKKYGVVEPSGLALLPNSFIIAPDGSLYYRHTGFKPGDETTYREKFVELSSP
- a CDS encoding bifunctional sulfate adenylyltransferase/adenylylsulfate kinase; the encoded protein is MPFTPPTPHGGRLVDLLATPERAEQLRSASIKLPQLALNDRQLCDLEMMMNGGFSPLSGFMVRSDYESVLENMRLADGTLWPIAVTLDVSEEVAQGLEEGGQLILRDKEGFALATLTISDIWRPDRSLEAEQLFGSTDPRHPGANYLLEQSAPVYLGGTIEGILAPKHYDYLPLRHTPAQVRQRFAELGWERVVAFQTRNPMHRAHVELTLRAAHEAGANILIHPVVGLTSPGDVNHYTRVRCYEYVLSRYDPGTAMLSLLPLAMRMGGPREALWHAIIRKNYGCSHFIVGRDHAGPGKDGHGRPFYGPYDAQELVKAHQDELGVTMVPFKNMVYVASLSEYQPEDEVQAGAETEQISGTELRRRLDEGLELPAWFSYPEVVAELRRAQPKLSRRGLTIFFTGLSGAGKSTLARGVLVKLLEDGRRPVTLLDGDIVRTHLSSELGFSQEHRSLNVRRIGFVASEITKNRGVAICAPIAPYAADRQFNRELISGLGGYIEVYVSTPLEVCEQRDVKGLYAKARQGLIKHVTGVDDPYEVPTAAEIVVDSSFEAPEAIMERIVDQIRKSGYL